Proteins found in one Triticum urartu cultivar G1812 chromosome 4, Tu2.1, whole genome shotgun sequence genomic segment:
- the LOC125550776 gene encoding protein disulfide-isomerase, which produces MAISNVWISLLLALAVVLSAPAARAEEAAAAEEAAAAPEAVLTLHADNFDDAVAKHPFILVEFYAPWCGHCKSLAPEYEKAAQLLSKHDPAIVLAKVDANDEKNKPLAGKYEVQGFPTLKIFRNGGKNIQEYKGPREAEGIVEYLKKQVGPASKEIKAPEDATYLEDGKIHVVGVFTEFSGTEFTNFLELAEKLRSDYDFGHTVHANHLPRGDAAVERPLVRLFKPFDELVVDSKDFDVSALEKFIDASSTPKVVTFDKNPDNHPYLLKYFQSNAPKAMLFLNFSTGPFESFKSAYYGAVEEFSGKDVKFLIGDIEASQGAFQYFGLKEDQAPLILIQDSDSKKFLKEQVEAGQIVAWLKDYFDGKLTPFRKSEPIPEANNEPVKVVVADNIHDVVFKSGKNVLIEFYAPWCGHCKKLAPILDEAAATLQSEEDVVIAKMDATANDVPGEFDVQGYPTLYFVTPSGKKVSYEGGRTADEIVDYIKKNKETAGQAAAAATEKAAEPAATEPLKDEL; this is translated from the exons ATGGCGATCTCCAACGTCTGGATCTCGCTGCTGCTCGCGCTCGCCGTCGTCCTGTCCGCCCCGGCGGCCAGGGCggaggaggccgccgccgccgaggaggccgccGCGGCCCCCGAGGCAGTGCTCACCCTGCACGCCGACAACTTCGACGACGCCGTCGCCAAGCACCCCTTCATCCTCGTcgagttctacgccccatg GTGTGGACACTGCAAGAGCCTGGCACCAGAG TATGAGAAGGCGGCCCAACTGTTGAGCAAGCACGACCCAGCGATCGTCCTTGCTAAGGTTGATGCCAACGATGAGAAGAACAAGCCGCTTGCGGGCAAGTACGAGGTCCAGGGCTTCCCTACCCTCAAGATCTTCAGGAATGGCGGAAAGAACATCCAGGAATACAAGGGCCCCAGGGAGGCTGAGGGAATTGTTGAGTACTTGAAGAAGCAGGTTGGCCCTGCTTCCAAGGAGATAAAGGCGCCTGAAGATGCCACTTACCTTGAAGACGGCAAGATCCACGTT GTTGGTGTCTTCACGGAATTCAGCGGCACTGAATTTACAAACTTCCTTGAGCTTGCTGAGAAGCTGCGGTCTGATTATGACTTTGGCCACACCGTGCATGCCAACCATCTCCCACGTGGTGATGCAGCAGTGGAGAGGCCATTGGTTAGGCTATTCAAGCCATTTGATGAGCTCGTTGTTGACAGCAAG GATTTTGATGTTTCTGCTTTGGAGAAATTCATTGATGCTAGCAGCACCCCGAAAGTTGTTACTTTTGACAAGAACCCTGACAACCATCCTTACCTCTTGAAATACTTCCAGAGCAATGCTCCCAAG GCCATGCTCTTTTTGAACTTCTCCACTGGACCGTTTGAGTCCTTCAAATCAGCCTACTATGGTGCTGTAGAGGAGTTCAGTGGCAAGGATGTGAAGTTCCTTATTGGTGACATTGAAGCGAGCCAAGGCGCCTTCCAG TACTTTGGGCTGAAAGAGGATCAGGCACCACTTATCCTCATTCAAGACAGTGACTCGAAGAAGTTTTTGAAGGAACAGGTTGAGGCTGGCCAAATTGTTGCTTGGTTGAAGGATTACTTT GATGGCAAATTGACACCATTCAGGAAGTCCGAGCCTATTCCTGAGGCCAACAATGAGCCTGTGAAGGTAGTTGTGGCTGACAACATTCACGACGTGGTCTTCAAATCTGGCAAAAATG TTCTTATCGAGTTCTATGCACCCTGGTGCGGACACTGCAAGAAGCTAGCACCCATCCTCGACGAGGCAGCTGCCACCCTTCAAAGCGAAGAGGACGTTGTGATTGCCAAGATG GACGCTACCGCGAATGACGTTCCCGGCGAGTTTGATGTCCAGGGTTACCCCACCCTCTACTTCGTCACTCCTAGCGGGAAGAAGGTCTCGTATGAGGGCGGCAGGACGGCCGACGAGATTGTCGACTACATCAAGAAGAACAAGGAGACTGCCGggcaggcggcagcggcggcgaccGAGAAGGCAGCGGAACCGGCTGCCACCGAGCCTCTGAAGGACGAGCTCTGA